One Capricornis sumatraensis isolate serow.1 chromosome 8, serow.2, whole genome shotgun sequence genomic region harbors:
- the DYNLL2 gene encoding dynein light chain 2, cytoplasmic — translation MSDRKAVIKNADMSEDMQQDAVDCATQAMEKYNIEKDIAAYIKKEFDKKYNPTWHCIVGRNFGSYVTHETKHFIYFYLGQVAILLFKSG, via the exons ATGTCTGACcggaaggcagtgatcaagaatgCAGACATGTCTGAGGACATGCAACAAGATGCCGTTGACTGTGCCACGCAGGCTATGGAGAAGTACAACATAGAGAAGGACATTGCTGCCTATATCAAGAAG gaaTTTGACAAGAAATATAACCCTACCTGGCACTGTATCGTGGGCCGAAATTTTGGCAGCTACGTTACACATGAGACAAAGCACTTCATCTATTTTTACTTGGGTCAAGTTGCAATCCTCCTCTTCAAGTCAGGCTAG